The window GGAGGAGAAAGTACAGCTATGGGGAAACTTTTGAGAGATTTTAATATCCTTGAGCCTCTTAGAGAAAAAATAAAAAATGGTTTCCCTGTATTTGGTACTTGTTCTGGGATGATACTTCTTGCTGAAAAACTTTCAAACAGTGAAGTTGTACATTTAGGAGTTATGGGAATAGAAGTTAAAAGAAATGCTTATGGGAGACAATTAGGAAGTTTTGAAACAGAAGAAAATTTTAAGGGAATAGATAAAAAAGTTAAAATGGTTTTTATCAGAGCTCCCTATGTAGAAAAAACAAAAGAGAGTGTAGAAATATTGTCTACTGTAAATGGAAATATCACTGCTGTGAGAGAAAAAAATATGTTAGCTGTATCTTTCCATCCAGAGCTTACTAATGATGCTTCTGTTCATAAATATTTTCTGGATATTGTAAAAAAAAATAAAAAGTAGTTGACTTTTAAAAAAAATTAGAATATACTCATTACAAGAAATAAAACTATGAAAAAGGAGGTTATCAATATGACATTATCTAACTTAAACACTGTATTCCAATATTGGTGGTGGAGCTGCACAGAAAAACTGCATACAGAAATTTTTAATGTTAGATATAAGCTTGCGTCTTTTGATAACTTTTATACTTCTGTGTAAACTCCTTTAAAATATTTGAATATATAAATTATAATTTATATATCATGTTTTTTGGAGTCCACATGATATATATAAAAATATCATTTGTTTTTAAAGCAATCTAACCAGATTGCTTTTTTTTATTCTTAAAGAACTTTTTAACTATACAGAGGGGGAAACAAAAATGAAAAAGAAACTATTGGCTGTGATTTTTTTACTTACTTTTGCTTTATTATTAGGAGGAACAAAAGCTATAAAATCTGAATCTTCATCAGAAACTAAATTAAAAGATACTCTAGTTATCGCTCAAAAAGCTGAAATCAAAACTCTTGATCCACAAAAAAGTACAGATTCAGTATCTAATAAAATAATTCAGCTTATGTTTGATACTTTGATAACAATGGATAAAGATCTTAACCTTCTTCCAGGATTAGCAGAAAGCTGGGAATCTATTGATCCTTTAAATACAGTATTTCATTTGAAAAAAGGTGTAAGGTTTCATAATGGAGATATAATGACTGCTGAAGATGTAAAATTTTCTTTAGATAGAGCAAGAAGTCTACCACAATGTGCATATAATTTTACTCCAATAAAAGAAATTACTGTACTTGATGAAAACACTATCAACATTACTACAGATACTCCTTTTGGAAGTCTTTTAAATCAGCTCAGCATCACAAACTCTTCAATAGTAAATAAAGAACTTGTTGAAGCTTCAGAAGATGTATTTCTTACTAATCCTGTAGGAACTGGACAATTCAAATTTAAATCATGGGATATAGGAAACAAACTTACTATGGAAAGATTTGAGAATTACTATGGACCTATTTCAAAATTAAAAGAAGTAGTTATTAAGTTTATAACTGAAAATAACAGCAGAATGATTATGTTAGAAACTGGTGAAGCTGATATTTCTTTAGATATGGGAGTTATGGATTTAAAATCTATTAAAAATAATAATTCTTTAGACTTTATAGAAGTAGAAGCTCCTACAAGTCAATTTGTTGGTTTTGATAGTAAAAATGAACTATTAAAAGATAAAAGAGTAAGACAGGCAATAGCTTATGCAATAGATAACAATGCGATTACTCAGGCTATATATGGAGATTCTGCAACTCCTGGAACTTCTGTAGTTCCTCCTGCTATGACAGACTTCAATCCTGATGCTGAAAAATACGATTTAAATACTGCTAAATCTAAAGAACTTTTAGCAGAAGCTGGCTACCCTAATGGGTTCAATATTGAATTATGGGTAAGTGATGATTCTGCAAGAATTGATGCTTGTGTTATTATTCAGGAGCAGTTAAGAGAAATAGGAATTAATACTGAAATTAAGGTTTTCCAATGGGCTACTTATATTAAAATGATTGAAAATGAAAATGAGATAAAACCTATTTTTTATATGTCTTGGAATACAGCTAATGGGGATTGTGATAAAACTATGTATCCTCTTTTCCATTCATCTCAAATAAAAGGTTCTATGAATGTGACTGCTTTTATAAACAAAGAATTAGATGAAACTCTTGATAAAGCAAGAATAACAATGGATCCTAAAATTAGAAAAGAGCTTTATGGAAAAGCTCAAGAGATATTGCAGGAAGAAATCCCTCACTACACTATACTTTATCCAAAACTAAATCTTGGAATGAGAAAAAATATTCATAATCTTATTATGAAAAATAATGGATATTTAGATCTTACAAATGTATATGTAACTGAATAATAAAATTTCCCTCTCTAAAAAAAGCAATTCTTTAAAAGGAATTGCTTCTTTTTTTTCATATAATAATTAAAAGAAATAAAAAAGGAGTTATATATGTTTGAAAAAAATAGAGTAGAAGCATTCAGTGATGGAGTAATAGCCATCATTATAACAATAATGGTACTAGAATTAAAAGCTCCCCACAAAGCAGACATTTCTGAGCTTGCTAATTTATTTCCAAAATTCTCCAGTTATCTTTTAAGTTTTCTTTATGTAGGAATATACTGGAATAACCATCATCACACTTTCTCTGTTGTCAATAAAGTAAATGGAAAAATACTATGGGCAAATACTCATCTGCTCTTTTGGCTTTCTCTTATACCATTTACAACAAGTTGGATGGGTGAAACAAGCTTCTCTAAAATCTCTGTTATGCTCTATGGAGGAGTTCTTTTAGCCAGTTCTATAGCATACTTTATTTTAATTCATTTACTTATAAAACTACAAGGTAAAAATTCAAAATTAAAAAAAGCCATTGGAAATGATATAAAAGGGATAATTTCTCCTATTTTATATCTTACTGGAATAATTTCAGCATTGTTTCTTCCTGTAATTTCTTTATTTTTTTATGCCTTTACTGCTATATTGTGGATAATTCCTGATAATCGTATAGAAAAAATTCATCTGGAAGAAGAAAAATAAAATTAATAACATTGTAAGATGAGCCAAGAACTATCAAAATTTTTCTTTTTTAGCTCATCTTTTTTTATAAAGTAATATATTCTTCCACAATCTCCAAACATCAGTTCAAAATCATCATCTTCTACTGTATCTAACTGGAATAAAAGCTGCCATTCTTTACTGCCTTCATTCATTTTTTCTTTCATAGACTTTTCTAGTTCATGAGGTTTTCCACATGAAATCCCATTTGTGACTTCTTCACATTCTAATTTCATATCACCCTGTATAGCATCTGCATACCCTAAAAATTTACTTATAGTATTGCTGTCATTTTCAATATATTTCACAAGTTTTTCTTCATACTCATCATAAAATTCATCATTGATATCTTCATATCCCATGTCATTTAATATTTCGTCAAATTCTTCATAAGATGGAATATCCTTCCTATTACTGAAAACTATTCTTTTTTCTGGCATTTTATAATCTTTATCTAATTCTTTTGGAGATTCTCTTCTTTTTAATTTAGAGATATCTCCATTATAATAAAATACTTTTGCACTTCCTCTATCTTCTGGAGAAAATCCCCAAGTCATAGTTTCCATTTCATAAAAAAAGTACAACATTCCACTTTCAGGAAGCAGATTTCCTTATCATATTCTTTTATCTCTTTAAAATTAATCTGAACTAAAAAACTTAATGGTCTATTTTCTACTTTTCCTTTGTATCCTTTACCTTCATAATAATACCATTCAAAGTCTTCTGGTAAATCTGGTCTTCCTCCAAATTTTGAAACACCTATTGGAAGCTCACTTTCTATTTTCTTTTCAAAATTTATAAGAATTGTATCTTTTTCCATTTTTTTAAATAATTTTTCTAATTCGATATTCTCCTCCTTAATTTTCAAATTTTGCCATATCATTTTCCATCTCATCTATTATATCTGAATGATCATATCCTTCTATCTCCATTACTATATTCCATCTTTTTAATGACATTAAAGCCATTTTTTTTAGTTCTTTATCAATTTTCCCCATTATTTTTATTTGACCAAAAGCTGTTGCTATAATTACTTGATCATTTATTATAAGAAGATGTGAATTTTCTATACCACTGACTTTCTTCCCAGAAATAAAATTTTTCAAATCCTCTTTAAGTAAATTTTCTGGAGGACAATATATCATTTCCCAATTTTTTTCAATTACTTTTTTAGGAAAATTTTTTATATCATTATCTCCATTCTTTCTTATATATTCGCAAAGATAAAATAAGGTATCTGCTCCACTATCATTTCCAAAGGGAGATTCTTCCTCTCCACAGTCATAATAATTTTCTTTATTAAAATATTTATCAAACAAAGGGTGTGAAGTCTTTGGATGCAGTCCTATTTCTTCTGAATCAAAATAAAGATGATTATTAAAATCAAATTTTTCATCTTCTATATATCCTTTTTTTATTTTCTGGGCTATAAGTTTAAGAGCCTGTTTTTCACATTCTTCTGCAGTTTCAAATTCTTTTACTTCATATTTTCCTATAGTTCCGTTCTTTCCATAGTTTACAGCAAAATCTTTTCCACTATAATTTATCCACCAAAACTTATCTGATTTTTCATCTTTAAATTTAAATGCTTTTTTCATCATATCATCTCAATAAATTCTTAATTTGATATTACTTTTAAATTAAAAAAAAGTCAACCAACCACTGGTTTAAATAGCGCAGCTGGCAGTTGACTTTTATTTTTATTATTTTTTTAAATTTGGCATTGTTTGAATTAATATCTCATCCATTTTTTCTGTCATTTCTTTATTAGCTTCTAAAAATTTATCCACATCTCCAGTAATTTCTATTGTTTCAATAGTATCTCCCTGTTCTATTTTATTGACTACAGCTTGATCTGCATCAGAAACTACTTCTCCAAAAATAGTATGCTTGTAATTAAGCCATTCAGTTGGTACATGAGTTATAAAAAATTGAGAACCATTTGTTCCTGGTCCTGCATTAGCCATTGCTAATTTACCTGGTACATTAAATGTAAGTTCTTCAATAAATTCATCTCCAAATTGGTATCCAGGTCCTCCTGCTCCAGTTCCTGCAGGATCTCCACCTTGAATCATAAAATCTGCTATTACTCTATGAAACTTTAATCCATCATAATATCCTTTTTTTGCTAAATGTACAAAGTTTGTTACTGTTACAGGTGTAACTTCTGGAAATAATTTTAAATTTATCTCCCCTTTTGAAGTTTTTATTTTAGCATTTAATACTATATTTTCCACTTTTGTTCCCTCCTTAATATTTAAATCAGCTGAACGGCTCTTTCTCGAATGATAAAAAAAACCTCCTGCGATTATTAATAGCAATATTACTATTTTTACCATTTTCATTTTCTCCTCCATAATTCTATCATACTTTCCTAAAAATCATAATTATTTTTTCATAATTTTATTATAAGTTTCCAGCATTTCCTCTTTTGATATGGTT of the Fusobacterium sp. genome contains:
- the pdxT gene encoding pyridoxal 5'-phosphate synthase glutaminase subunit PdxT, which produces MKIGILALQGAFLEHKNILDFLKIESCLIKTKEQLEDVDGIILPGGESTAMGKLLRDFNILEPLREKIKNGFPVFGTCSGMILLAEKLSNSEVVHLGVMGIEVKRNAYGRQLGSFETEENFKGIDKKVKMVFIRAPYVEKTKESVEILSTVNGNITAVREKNMLAVSFHPELTNDASVHKYFLDIVKKNKK
- a CDS encoding ABC transporter substrate-binding protein, whose product is MKKKLLAVIFLLTFALLLGGTKAIKSESSSETKLKDTLVIAQKAEIKTLDPQKSTDSVSNKIIQLMFDTLITMDKDLNLLPGLAESWESIDPLNTVFHLKKGVRFHNGDIMTAEDVKFSLDRARSLPQCAYNFTPIKEITVLDENTINITTDTPFGSLLNQLSITNSSIVNKELVEASEDVFLTNPVGTGQFKFKSWDIGNKLTMERFENYYGPISKLKEVVIKFITENNSRMIMLETGEADISLDMGVMDLKSIKNNNSLDFIEVEAPTSQFVGFDSKNELLKDKRVRQAIAYAIDNNAITQAIYGDSATPGTSVVPPAMTDFNPDAEKYDLNTAKSKELLAEAGYPNGFNIELWVSDDSARIDACVIIQEQLREIGINTEIKVFQWATYIKMIENENEIKPIFYMSWNTANGDCDKTMYPLFHSSQIKGSMNVTAFINKELDETLDKARITMDPKIRKELYGKAQEILQEEIPHYTILYPKLNLGMRKNIHNLIMKNNGYLDLTNVYVTE
- a CDS encoding TMEM175 family protein, whose product is MFEKNRVEAFSDGVIAIIITIMVLELKAPHKADISELANLFPKFSSYLLSFLYVGIYWNNHHHTFSVVNKVNGKILWANTHLLFWLSLIPFTTSWMGETSFSKISVMLYGGVLLASSIAYFILIHLLIKLQGKNSKLKKAIGNDIKGIISPILYLTGIISALFLPVISLFFYAFTAILWIIPDNRIEKIHLEEEK
- a CDS encoding DUF1963 domain-containing protein; the encoded protein is METMTWGFSPEDRGSAKVFYYNGDISKLKRRESPKELDKDYKMPEKRIVFSNRKDIPSYEEFDEILNDMGYEDINDEFYDEYEEKLVKYIENDSNTISKFLGYADAIQGDMKLECEEVTNGISCGKPHELEKSMKEKMNEGSKEWQLLFQLDTVEDDDFELMFGDCGRIYYFIKKDELKKKNFDSSWLILQCY
- a CDS encoding DUF1963 domain-containing protein → MEKDTILINFEKKIESELPIGVSKFGGRPDLPEDFEWYYYEGKGYKGKVENRPLSFLVQINFKEIKEYDKEICFLKVECCTFFMKWKL
- a CDS encoding WGR domain-containing protein, which gives rise to MKKAFKFKDEKSDKFWWINYSGKDFAVNYGKNGTIGKYEVKEFETAEECEKQALKLIAQKIKKGYIEDEKFDFNNHLYFDSEEIGLHPKTSHPLFDKYFNKENYYDCGEEESPFGNDSGADTLFYLCEYIRKNGDNDIKNFPKKVIEKNWEMIYCPPENLLKEDLKNFISGKKVSGIENSHLLIINDQVIIATAFGQIKIMGKIDKELKKMALMSLKRWNIVMEIEGYDHSDIIDEMENDMAKFEN
- a CDS encoding peptidylprolyl isomerase; protein product: MVLNAKIKTSKGEINLKLFPEVTPVTVTNFVHLAKKGYYDGLKFHRVIADFMIQGGDPAGTGAGGPGYQFGDEFIEELTFNVPGKLAMANAGPGTNGSQFFITHVPTEWLNYKHTIFGEVVSDADQAVVNKIEQGDTIETIEITGDVDKFLEANKEMTEKMDEILIQTMPNLKK